In Gemmatimonadaceae bacterium, the genomic window GCGGTCCTTGATGCTGCCCCCCGGATTGGCCCGCTCGAGCTTCATCCACACATCGTGGTTCGGAAAGAGCCGCCCCAACCGCACATGCGGTGTCCGCCCAATGGTCTCCAGAATGGAATTCGCCCGCATCACCCCTCCCTGATGTTCAGATGTGCCACTCAATCCCGTCATCTTCCTGGCGCTTCTCCACCGTGCTCTGGAACTGCACCACCGAGCGCGGCGGCACCGACGTCGTCAGCCACACGTTGCCCCCAATGACCGACCCGTCGCCCACCACCGTGTTCCCGCCCAGGATCGTGGCGTTCGCATAGATCACGACATCGTCGCCAATGGTCGGATGCCGCTTGCGGTTCGCCAGTTTCTTGCTCACCGCCAGCGCCCCCAACGTGACCCCCTGATAGATCCGCACGCGATCGCCGATCGTACTGGTCTCACCGATCACCACGCCGGTGCCATGATCGATCGCAAATCCGGCACCGATCTCGGCGCCGGGATGAATGTCGATCCCCGTCTCACGATGCGCCCACTCCGACAGCACGCGCGGAAAGAGCGGGACCTGCAGCTTGTACAACTCGTGCGATACCCGATGGATGGCCGTCGCCAGAAAGCCGGGGTACGCGATGATCACCTCGTCGAGGCTCCCCGCGGCGGGATCCCCACTCGTGATCGCCTGCGCATCCAGCAGCAGCGCGTCGCGTACGGCGGGCAGTGTCCCGAGGAAGGTGGCCACGACGTCGTTCGCCGTGCCCTCCGGCACGAGCGGCGTGATCACCGCGCGCAGGACCGCCTCGAGAT contains:
- a CDS encoding serine O-acetyltransferase; this encodes MNSSHDDAAAARATWRALIDALKAERSDCAAPRPVRAMADEVARASLAVLFAQFAHPSRLGAAGVEAEAAHLEAVLRAVITPLVPEGTANDVVATFLGTLPAVRDALLLDAQAITSGDPAAGSLDEVIIAYPGFLATAIHRVSHELYKLQVPLFPRVLSEWAHRETGIDIHPGAEIGAGFAIDHGTGVVIGETSTIGDRVRIYQGVTLGALAVSKKLANRKRHPTIGDDVVIYANATILGGNTVVGDGSVIGGNVWLTTSVPPRSVVQFQSTVEKRQEDDGIEWHI